In a single window of the Nicotiana tomentosiformis chromosome 10, ASM39032v3, whole genome shotgun sequence genome:
- the LOC104096529 gene encoding uncharacterized protein isoform X2: MRWGVAAGRKTMVATVVLLFVLSGPVKALNYMLMHGLLGFTMGSLWRLKTNWGASIFLCSIARAIGALGYVILSSFLIGENILALITVNIHASLSYILTSLGSQIVPSMNFIYTLFGTLLLINCTFFVFLLHLLYAIFLTKFGMKATLRLPRWLAVAI; encoded by the exons ATGAGATGGGGTGTTGCAGCTGGCAGGAAAACCATG GTGGCAACTGTTGTGCTCTTGTTTGTCTTGTCTGGTCCAGTGAAAGCATTAAACTATATG TTAATGCATGGTTTACTTGGCTTCACAATGGGTTCCTTATGGAG GTTGAAAACAAATTGGGGTGCCTCAATCTTCTTGTGCTCTATT GCTCGGGCTATAGGTGCTCTAGGATATGTTATATTATCTTCATTTTTAATAGGAGAAAACATCCTTGCTCTG ATCACTGTAAATATTCATGCTTCTCTCTCGTACATTCTCACATCCTTAGGCAGCCAGATAGTTCCATCTATGAATTTTATCTACACCTTATTCGGGACTCTG CTTTTGATAAATTGTACGTTCTTCGTGTTCTTGCTGCATCTTCTCTATGCCATCTTTCTAACCAAATTTGGGATGAAAGCTACATTGAGACTGCCAAGATGGTTAGCCGTAGCAATTTAA
- the LOC104096529 gene encoding uncharacterized protein isoform X1: MGLKSTKATSRANPKSKSPQTPSIKKNSNLNLCKKNHKLTRISVFSTMNLLKLHHQHNSYYHSKFSSISGNSSTHSSFSAPHFLFFTTHKPKFLPLTLHYDNFKLKNVRATAIKIQSLSDKEEENLKDSEEYEYLAADGVVYKKTLRLVEGAMFAAVSGLAYLLSNSLAIENYFGCFFALPIVISSMRWGVAAGRKTMVATVVLLFVLSGPVKALNYMLMHGLLGFTMGSLWRLKTNWGASIFLCSIARAIGALGYVILSSFLIGENILALITVNIHASLSYILTSLGSQIVPSMNFIYTLFGTLLLINCTFFVFLLHLLYAIFLTKFGMKATLRLPRWLAVAI, encoded by the exons ATGGGCCTTAAATCTACTAAAGCAACATCACGGGCTAACCCGAAGTCCAAAAGCCCACAAACACCCTCTATCAAAAAAAACAGCAACCTTAATCTCTGTAAAAAAAACCACAAACTAACAAGAATCTCTGTATTCTCCACCATGAATCTTCTCAAACTTCATCACCAGCACAACAGCTATTACCATAGCAAATTCTCTTCAATTTCAGGAAATTCATCAACCCATTCATCTTTCTCAGCTCCCCACTTTCTCTTTTTCACTACCCACAAACCAAAATTTTTGCCTTTAACACTTCATTATGACAATTTTAAGCTAAAAAATGTAAGAGCTACAGCTATAAAAATCCAATCTTTGAGTGATAAAGAAGAGGAAAATTTAAAAGATTCAGAAGAGTATGAGTACTTAGCAGCAGATGGGGTTGTTTATAAGAAGACTTTGAGATTAGTAGAGGGTGCTATGTTTGCTGCTGTTTCTGGATTGGCTTATCTCTTGAGCAATTCTCTTGCTATTGAG AATTACTTCGGCTGTTTCTTCGCGTTGCCAATTGTTATATCCTCGATGAGATGGGGTGTTGCAGCTGGCAGGAAAACCATG GTGGCAACTGTTGTGCTCTTGTTTGTCTTGTCTGGTCCAGTGAAAGCATTAAACTATATG TTAATGCATGGTTTACTTGGCTTCACAATGGGTTCCTTATGGAG GTTGAAAACAAATTGGGGTGCCTCAATCTTCTTGTGCTCTATT GCTCGGGCTATAGGTGCTCTAGGATATGTTATATTATCTTCATTTTTAATAGGAGAAAACATCCTTGCTCTG ATCACTGTAAATATTCATGCTTCTCTCTCGTACATTCTCACATCCTTAGGCAGCCAGATAGTTCCATCTATGAATTTTATCTACACCTTATTCGGGACTCTG CTTTTGATAAATTGTACGTTCTTCGTGTTCTTGCTGCATCTTCTCTATGCCATCTTTCTAACCAAATTTGGGATGAAAGCTACATTGAGACTGCCAAGATGGTTAGCCGTAGCAATTTAA